In a genomic window of Wyeomyia smithii strain HCP4-BCI-WySm-NY-G18 chromosome 1, ASM2978416v1, whole genome shotgun sequence:
- the LOC129733018 gene encoding histone H3 encodes MARTKQTARKSTGGKAPRKQLATKAARKSAPATGGVKKPHRYRPGTVALREIRRYQKSTELLIRKLPFQRLVREIAQDFKTDLRFQSSAVMALQEASEAYLVGLFEDTNLCAIHAKRVTIMPKDIQLARRIRGERA; translated from the coding sequence ATGGCCCGTACCAAGCAGACCGCTCGTAAATCCACCGGAGGAAAGGCTCCTCGTAAGCAACTGGCCACAAAGGCAGCCCGCAAAAGTGCCCcggctaccggaggagtgaagAAGCCTCATCGTTATCGGCCAGGAACTGTCGCTCTTCGTGAAATCCGTCGTTATCAAAAATCGACTGAGCTTCTGATCCGTAAACTTCCGTTCCAGCGTTTGGTTCGTGAAATCGCTCAGGATTTCAAAACCGACTTGCGTTTCCAGAGCTCTGCTGTTATGGCTCTCCAGGAAGCTAGTGAAGCTTATTTGGTTGGTCTGTTTGAAGATACCAATCTGTGCGCAATCCATGCCAAGCGTGTGACCATCATGCCAAAGGACATCCAGCTGGCACGCCGTATCCGTGGAGAGCGTGCTTAA
- the LOC129733215 gene encoding histone H4, whose amino-acid sequence MTGRGKGGKGLGKGGAKRHRKVLRDNIQGITKPAIRRLARRGGVKRISGLIYEETRGVLKVFLENVIRDAVTYTEHAKRKTVTAMDVVYALKRQGRTLYGFGG is encoded by the coding sequence ATGACTGGCCGCGGTAAAGGAGGCAAAGGACTCGGAAAAGGAGGCGCTAAGCGTCATCGCAAGGTTCTTCGTGATAACATCCAGGGTATCACTAAACCCGCCATCCGTCGTCTGGCGCGCCGTGGAGGAGTGAAACGTATCTCCGGTCTGATCTACGAGGAAACCCGAGGTGTGCTGAAGGTTTTCCTAGAAAATGTAATCCGTGACGCTGTCACCTATACCGAACATGCCAAGCGAAAGACCGTTACCGCCATGGATGTCGTCTATGCACTGAAACGTCAGGGACGCACTCTGTACGGTTTCGGAGGTTAA
- the LOC129733152 gene encoding histone H2B, whose amino-acid sequence MPPKTSGKAAKKSGKAQKNITKGDKKKKKPRRKESYAIYIYKVLKQVHPDTGISSKAMSIMNSFVNDIFERIAAEASRLAHYNKRSTITSREVQTSVRLLLPGELAKHAVSEGTKAVTKYTSSK is encoded by the coding sequence ATGCCACCGAAGACTAGTGGAAAGGCCGCCAAGAAGTCGGGCAAGGCTCAGAAGAACATCACGAAGGGcgacaagaagaagaagaagccaCGTCGCAAGGAGAGCTACGCCATCTACATCTACAAGGTCCTGAAGCAAGTCCACCCGGACACCGGAATCTCGTCGAAGGCCATGAGCATCATGAACAGCtttgtgaacgatattttcGAACGCATTGCTGCTGAAGCTTCTCGCCTGGCTCACTACAACAAGCGATCCACCATTACTTCTCGCGAGGTTCAGACCTCAGTCCGTCTGTTGTTGCCAGGAGAATTGGCCAAACATGCCGTCTCTGAGGGAACCAAGGCTGTCACCAAGTACACTAGCTCCAAGTAA
- the LOC129733097 gene encoding histone H2A, with product MSGRGKGGKVKGKAKSRSSRAGLQFPVGRIHRLLRKGNYAERVGAGAPVYLAAVMEYLAAEVLELAGNAARDNKKTRIIPRHLQLAIRNDEELNKLLSGVTIAQGGVLPNIQAVLLPKKTEKKA from the coding sequence ATGTCTGGACGCGGTAAAGGAGGCAAAGTTAAGGGAAAGGCAAAGTCCCGTTCATCTCGTGCTGGTCTCCAGTTCCCGGTAGGCCGTATTCACCGTCTGCTGCGAAAGGGAAACTATGCCGAACGCGTCGGTGCTGGTGCTCCCGTATATTTGGCAGCCGTTATGGAATATTTGGCTGCTGAAGTTTTGGAATTGGCAGGAAATGCTGCCCGTGACAACAAGAAGACCCGTATTATCCCGCGTCATCTGCAATTGGCCATCCGTAACGACGAGGAGTTGAACAAACTTCTGTCCGGTGTCACCATTGCCCAGGGAGGTGTCTTGCCAAACATTCAAGCCGTTCTGTTGCCCAAGAAGACCGAGAAGAAGGCCTAA